In a single window of the Fusarium falciforme chromosome 3, complete sequence genome:
- a CDS encoding Zn(2)-C6 fungal-type domain-containing protein, producing the protein MPRRRQNEPTEKRGRNACWKCKERRIKCTLERPVCSNCARWKHACQYGVKLLWREEALARGICFGRQGVYGQSSKVPLSSQPLDSKNFIGDVYFLHTITSDFEEPRCRPRASADVGRVEGSQHLNPLSADQAEGEDEVAREREDETVYAAFNSNHHPGFGSQLSLLPSAETSADVRLFDFFVSCMCPGLSNSAKDNPYWEFVVPLSFTSEPLFHALLSWAATEAAFANPAAKDAYGVASVKNKGRALKGLRMEIEAAQGDWSTASGHSASILTTIIILSCNDIAILCSTVWMTHLRAARVLCSMVWPRHPSVCEPDKFRQFCIMWFVSHDIMSRTAWIQETLFDPGEWFASDDEAEIDPMIACSRGLIRQVSAIGTLIMDLRHSGKRKKRPRAADDGQEDVTDPSIKSRRDSIEDSLKDLHQRISTGRDSSESNDVLLQVAEGKRLCSLIYLYACIDNATPTSPVIQALTRRVMDLLADLPPKPSLTFILFVVGTLGVSNEDDRRLVLDKFDSLIKARWLAFVVRARDVVMDVWLDRDLGKAGSWEDLVETKSKLLSLA; encoded by the exons ATGCCCCGCCGGAGACAGAACGAACCCACGGAGAAGCGTGGGAGGAATGCCTGCTGGAAGTGCAAGG AGCGCCGCATCAAGTGCACCCTAGAGAGACCCGTCTGCAGCAACTGTGCTCGGTGGAAGCACGCGTGCCAGTACGGAGTCAAGCTGCTGTGGAGAGAAGAGGCCCTTGCCAGGGGCATCTGCTTTGGACGACAAG GTGTCTATGGCCAGTCATCTAAGGTTCCGCTTTCTAGTCAGCCTCTTGACTCGAAGAACTTTATCGGAGACGTCTACTTTCTGCACACAATCACGAGTGACTTTGAGGAGCCTCGGTGTCGGCCTCGAGCGAGTGCCGATGTCGGCAGGGTCGAAGGGTCACAGCATTTGAACCCTCTGAGTGCAGACCAGGCCGAGGGCGAAGATGAAGTtgcaagagaaagagaagacGAGACAGTCTACGCCGCATTCAACAGCAATCATCATCCAGGGTTCGGCAGCCAGCTATCTTTACTCCCATCTGCCGAGACCTCTGCCGACGTGCGCCTCTTCGACTTCTTCGTCAGTTGCATGTGTCCCGGTCTCAGCAACTCGGCGAAAGACAACCCATACTGGGAGTTTGTAGTGCCCCTGTCCTTCACGTCAGAGCCCCTGTTCCACGCCCTCCTCAGCTGGGCCGCCACCGAGGCCGCCTTTGCCAACCCTGCCGCCAAAGATGCCTACGGCGTGGCCTCGGTCAAGAACAAAGGCCGGGCCCTGAAAGgcttgaggatggagatCGAGGCCGCACAGGGCGACTGGTCGACTGCGTCGGGCCATTCAGCCTCGATCCTCACCACGATAATCATACTCTCATGCAACGACATTGCGATCCTGTGCTCGACCGTCTGGATGACGCATCTGAGAGCTGCCCGAGTCCTGTGCAGCATGGTCTGGCCACGCCATCCTAGCGTGTGCGAGCCAGACAAGTTCCGCCAGTTCTGCATCATGTGGTTCGTTTCCCACGACATCATGAGCCGCACGGCTTGGATTCAGGAGACCCTATTCGACCCGGGCGAGTGGTTTGccagcgacgacgaagcCGAGATCGATCCGATGATTGCCTGCTCTCGGGGTCTGATACGGCAAGTTTCGGCCATTGGGACCTTAATAATGGATCTACGGCACTctgggaagaggaagaaaaggccGCGTGCAGCAGACgacggccaagaagatgTGACAGACCCCTCCATCAAGTCACGGCGCGATTCCATTGAAGATAGCCTCAAGGACCTGCATCAGCGGATCTCAACAGGGCGCGACTCCAGCGAGTCTAACGACGTGCTGCTTCAAGTAGCCGAGGGCAAGAGGCTATGCTCCCTCATCTACCTGTACGCGTGCATCGACAACGCCACGCCCACGTCACCCGTCATTCAAGCTCTGACGCGACGGGTGATGGATCTCCTGGCCGATCTTCCACCCAAACCATCGCTGACCTTTATCCTCTTCGTCGTGGGCACCCTGGGGGTGTCTAACGAGGATGATCGGCGGCTTGTGCTAGACAAGTTCGACAGCCTGATCAAGGCGAGGTGGCTTGCGTTTGTTGTGAGGGCGAGGGATGTGGTTATGGACGTGTGGCTTGATAGGGATCTGGGCAAGGCTGGGAGCTGGGAGGATCTGGTCGAGACAAAGAGTAAACTACTAAGCCTGGCATAG
- a CDS encoding SnoaL-like domain-containing protein, producing MTLSIEEISDRLEIQDIYTRYVHAADDRESLDNIFLPDTTFDWTSAGGGVMTYKEAKEGPVFTGKLLPWAFHIYTNVRIDVLEGRQKAVVKVKAVNPSGLEDKQGEPMMFQTHGTYTDQLEKTVDGWRITDRIWHEFSVVGPFKKIDGIPGMLESAGKNWTG from the coding sequence ATGACTCTATCGATTGAGGAAATCTCCGACCGCCTGGAGATCCAAGACATCTACACGCGCTATGTCCATGCGGCTGACGATCGCGAGTCCCTggataatattttcttaccCGATACAACATTCGACTGGACCTCAGCCGGTGGGGGGGTGATGACGTACAAGGAGGCTAAGGAAGGACCCGTGTTCACTGGCAAGCTGCTTCCCTGGGCTTTCCACATTTACACGAACGTCAGAATCGATGTTTTGGAAGGAAGACAGAAAGCAGTGGTGAAAGTCAAAGCCGTCAACCCGAGCGGCCTTGAGGATAAGCAAGGGGAGCCAATGATGTTCCAAACTCATGGAACCTATACTGACCAACTGGAGAAAACTGTCGATGGTTGGCGCATCACGGACCGAATATGGCATGAGTTCAGTGTCGTTGGACCCTTCAAGAAGATTGATGGCATTCCTGGTATGCTAGAATCTGCTGGGAAAAACTGGACCGGTTAG
- a CDS encoding Glycos-transf-1 domain-containing protein gives MSEPCRELQREEPHGHPTDLHHRPDTRSNSSCPPPASLASSAPNIASSQPAPPADPSNASSSSAHALPTTDPQPQPGLLTPRHEPSRPKSLRPFILSVMAFKKSRQFSRPASVHRKRQMSTIAEAEGQYGPALTVGVSTLYLGISGVFSDDQTAIVSLAINDSIYLLDFSVKHIVLDDVLRVDQDLIADYVLEEVEKYERENFAKFVGAGLPTTLRYMSPSLCSRLWLDLDIIPIVLRPDGEEREKSFWDVKRVDEQADSMARKCVMHFGPSLAPHLQVGFRGVVQTDAGFRANLVTLQNYKDTCGAATWKAMLTYVEKLHHNDIRIAFFSSTPQGGGVALMRHALVRFARLTGVHLAWYVPKPLPRVFRITKNIHNVLQGVSPPDQRITAEEKDAIIGWITENAHRYWLADGGPLRPVEEGGAHIVIIDDPQMPGLIPLIKKITPDRPVLYRSHIQIRSDLVAKAGSSQADIWDFLWSHIQLADMFISHPVPSFVPHTVPREKVVYFPATTDWLDGLNKKLNDWDSGFYGHMYNDACHSQRMTELDWPARKYITQVARFDPSKGIPTVIDSYAEFRRQCETAGITDVPQLIVCGNGSIDDPDANMVYDQAIGQLETYYPHLIRDVSIMRLSPNDQLLNTIIAKAHVVLQLSIREGFEVKVSEALHAGRPVIATKAGGIPLQVKDKTNGFLVDPGDWKAVAGHLMDLFTNDDLHKKMSHAARTGVSDEVGTVGNALGWFYLAARWAEDSVVERGKGGLPGNERWVNDMAREEAGCPYSESENRLPRQFTEKKVLDAKAAE, from the exons ATGTCCGAGCCATGTCGGGAGCTACAACGGGAAGAGCCGCACGGCCACCCAACCGATCTACATCACCGCCCGGATACTCGTTCTAATTCTAGTTGTCCTCCTCCGGCTTCACTTGCGTCTTCGGCCCCTAACATTGCTTCATCTCAGCCTGCTCCTCCGGCAGATCCCTCCAATGCTTCGTCTTCCTCGGCTCATGCTCTTCCCACCACTgaccctcagcctcagccggGGCTCTTGACACCTCGGCACGAACCATCACGGCCGAAGAGCCTTCGTCCCTTCATACTCTCCGTCATGGCTTTCAAGAAGAGCCGCCAGTTCTCTAGGCCCGCTTCGGTACATCGCAAAAGGCAGATGAGTACAATTGCGGAAGCGGAAGGTCAATATGGTCCAGCTCTCACGGTAGGGGTTTCA ACACTCTACCTCGGCATATCCGGCGTGTTCTCGGATGATCAAACTGCAATTGTCTCCTTAGCTATCAACGACAGTATCTACTTACTTGACTTCTCGGTCAAGCATATTGTACTTGATGACGTTCTAAGGGTGGACCAGGATCTTATCGCCGACTACGTccttgaagaggttgagaagTACGAGCGAGAAAACTTTGCCAAGTTCGTTGGAGCCGGTCTTCCGACCACGCTCAGGTATATGAGCCCCAGTCTGTGTTCTCGTTTGTGGCTGGATCTGGACATTATCCCAATTGTATTGCGTCCTGACGGCGaggaaagagagaaaagtTTCTGGGATGTCAAGCGCGTTGATGAGCAGGCCGATTCTATGGCTCGCAAGTGCGTCAT GCATTTCGGTCCGTCCCTTGCTCCTCATCTGCAAGTTGGATTCCGCGGCGTTGTTCAGACTGATGCTGGATTCCGTGCCAATCTGGTCACTCTGCAGAACTATAAGGATACGTGTGGCGCTGCCACCTGGAAGGCCATGTTGACCTATGTCGAGAAGTTGCACCATAATGATATACGCATtgccttcttcagctctaCTCCGCAAGGCGGCGGTGTCGCTCTTATGCGCCACGCACTAGTCCGCTTCGCTCGCCTGACGGGTGTTCATCTGGCCTGGTACG TTCCCAAGCCGCTTCCTAGAGTCTTCAGAATCACCAAGAATATCCACAATGTCCTCCAGGGTGTCAGCCCTCCTGACCAGCGTATCACTGCCGAGGAAAAGGATGCCATCATTGGTTGGATTACCGAGAATGCTCACCGATATTGGCTCGCTGATGGCGGCCCACTTCGCCCAGTAGAGGAGGGCGGCGCTCACATCGTTATT ATCGATGACCCACAGATGCCGGGCTTGATCCCCCTCATTAAGAAGATCACCCCTGACCGTCCAGTCCTCTACCGTTCCCATATCCAGATCCGAAGTGATCTGGTTGCCAAGGCTGGCTCATCCCAGGCTGATATCTGGGACTTTCTATGGAGTCATATCCAGCTGGCAGACATGTTTATTAGTCACCCAGTTCCTAGCTTTGTCCCTCATACTGTTCCAAGGGAGAAGGTCGTCTATTTCCCTGCTACTACCGATTggcttgatggcctcaatAAGAAACTGAACGATTGGGATTCTGGTTTTTATGGCCACATGTACAACGATGCTTGCCACTCCCAGCGCAT GACCGAGTTGGACTGGCCAGCCCGCAAGTACATCACCCAGGTGGCCCGCTTCGATCCCTCAAAGGGTATTCCAACCGTCATCGATTCCTATGCTGAGTTCCGCCGCCAATGTGAGACCGCCGGTATTACAGATGTCCCTCAGCTCATCGTCTGCGGTAATGGATCAATCGATGATCCCGACGCCAATATGGTCTACGACCAGGCAATAGGCCAGCTTGAGACATACTACCCTCACCTCATCAGAGATGTTAGCATCATGCGCCTAAGCCCAAATGACCAGCTACTCAACACCATTATCGCCAAAGCCCATGTTGTCCTTCAGCTCTCGATTCGCGAGGGCTTCGAGGTTAAGGTCTCAGAGGCTCTACATGCTGGCCGACCTGTTATCGCCACCAAGGCTGGCGGTATCCCTCTCCAGGTCAAGGATAAGACGAACGGTTTCCTTGTGGACCCGGGCGATTGGAAGGCTGTTGCTGGCCACCTCATGGATCTCTTCACCAATGACGACCTACATAAGAAGATGAGCCATGCCGCCAGGACCGGCGTCTCGGACGAGGTCGGCACCGTCGGTAATGCCCTCGGCTGGTTCTACCTGGCTGCCAGATGGGCCGAAGACAGCGTCGTAGAAAGGGGTAAGGGCGGCCTGCCGGGCAACGAGAGATGGGTCAATGACATGGCCCGGGAGGAGGCTGGCTGCCCGTATTCTGAGAGTGAAAACCGCCTACCGCGACAGTTCACCGAAAAGAAGGTTCTCGAtgccaaggctgccgagtGA
- a CDS encoding DAO domain-containing protein: protein MAELKDASILIVGAGTFGLSAALDLSLNGYRNITVLDRGSDIPSPYSAGCDLNKTIRAEYEDDFYTSLALESIAAWKTPFFAPFYAERGLVVVNSPTGPSKSESSVNKAVLTLKGRPEYPSGTLKQIKSGHDVRSIVPQLTGPMEGWHGYFNKYGGYASAGRAMAKIYATCKERGVRFVLGEQNGNAVSLLFNGKRCKGVKTKSGREHLAAHTIVSLGAHVGRLIPSITPQITAKAWAVAHIQLTPEQASSLAGIPVVNCRDLGFFFEPDAETGLLKLCAHRAGLTNFEVSDHGRASLPATSCRDESTATYVPGGQIPKEDEDKIAALIAATIPQFSSLPLIRKFICWCGDTTDSNFIIDYVPDTEDRSLMVLSGDSGHAFKMLPIAGRWAREVLEQGDQKLGRWKWKGSPKGKADDISWRFGNLQDVKDVPAWVGEGECRTEQIEGHQLKSKL from the coding sequence ATGGCCGAACTCAAAGACGCATCTATCCTGATTGTCGGGGCCGGCACCTTTGGTCTCTCCGCCGCCCTTGACCTCTCACTCAACGGCTACCGCAACATCACCGTCCTCGACAGGGGCAGCGATATACCCTCGCCGTACTCGGCTGGGTGTGATCTCAACAAGACTATCCGCGCCGAGTATGAAGACGACTTCTACACTAGTCTTGCCCTGGAGTCTATCGCAGCCTGGAAAACCCCATTCTTTGCGCCGTTCTACGCCGAGCGaggcctcgtcgtcgtcaattCACCTACCGGGCCTAGCAAGTCAGAAAGCTCGGTCAACAAGGCTGTTCTCACGCTGAAAGGCCGCCCGGAATACCCTTCCGGCACGCTGAAACAGATCAAGTCTGGGCACGATGTGAGATCTATTGTACCCCAATTGACAGGACCCATGGAGGGATGGCACGGCTACTTCAACAAGTACGGGGGATACGCCAGCGCGGGAAGggccatggccaagatctACGCGACTTGCAAGGAACGCGGCGTGCGCTTCGTTCTCGGGGAGCAGAATGGGAACGCAGTCTCGTTGCTCTTCAACGGGAAGCGATGCAAAGGCGTCAAGACAAAGTCTGGCCGTGAGCACCTCGCCGCCCACACAATCGTGTCCCTGGGCGCCCACGTCGGCCGTCTCATACCCTCCATCACGCCCCAGATCACCGCCAAGGCGTGGGCTGTAGCCCATATTCAGCTCACGCCTGAGCAGGCGAGTAGTTTAGCTGGCATCCCCGTCGTCAACTGTCGCGacctcggcttcttcttcgagcCGGATGCCGAGACGGGGCTGCTGAAGCTCTGCGCCCACAGAGCAGGCCTCACCAACTTCGAAGTCTCGGACCACGGCCGTGCAAGTCTCCCAGCCACCAGCTGTCGAGATGAAAGCACGGCCACCTACGTCCCGGGTGGGCAGATTCCtaaggaggacgaggacaagatTGCTGCGCTGATCGCTGCAACGATACCCCAGTTCTCCTCATTACCTCTGATACGAAAGTTCATCTGCTGGTGCGGCGACACCACAGACTCCAACTTTATCATCGACTATGTCCCGGATACCGAGGACAGGTCGCTGATGGTGCTTTCTGGTGATAGTGGCCATGCGTTCAAGATGCTGCCCATTGCTGGGCGCTGGGCGAGGGAGGTCTTGGAGCAAGGGGACCAGAAGCTGGGGAGGTGGAAGTGGAAGGGGAGTCCCAAGGGAAAGGCCGACGACATCAGCTGGAGGTTTGGAAATTTGCAGGATGTCAAGGATGTGCCGGCTTGGGTTGGCGAAGGGGAGTGCAGGACGGAGCAAATTGAAGGCCATCAGCTCAAGTCGAAGCTGTAA